The DNA segment AGATATTCTAAAAAGTATGATTATATAATTATACTTTTTAGAATATCTAGTGCTATATAATTCTTCTTACATTTTTTCAAGTATTACCTTTATTTATAAGTATACCCATTTACATACTCTACAATACTATTTTGTAGTATATTTTGTGTTTGTTTTATATGGTTGAGAAAATATTTATTTTTTTAAGTCTTTATATGTTATTAAATTTTCTTTTGAATCAGCTTTTTTAACCCCATTTATAATTGCATTTTCCATAGTAATGCTAGCAAGCATACCAACAGCACTTATATCTGCATTTATTTTACCTGTAGAAAGCGTAAAAATAGTATCTCCATCAAAAATAGAATGAGATGGTCTTATAGCTCTTGCAAAACCATTATGGGCCATAGAAGCTATTTTATTCATTTCTGCTTTATTGAATTTAGCATTTGTTATAACTGCTCCTATTGTAGTATTTTGCCCAAATAAATTTTCTGTTTTATTATAATTTTTTATCATTTCTTTTTCTGTTCCTAAAAACTTATTTTCATCATTTCTAAGGCCAGCAATTATTTTTCCATTATCAAGTATATCTCCTAATGCATTTACAGCTACTATTGATAAAACTTTTAAATCTCCAACTTGAATACCATAAATACCTATACCACCTTTCATGGCACTATTTAACCCATATAACTTTCCAACACTTGCTCCTATCCCTGCACCAAAAGAACCTTCTTTAAAATTATTGTTATATGCATTCTTACAAGCATTGTAACCTAGATTCTTATCTGGTCTAACTTTTGAATCTCCTAAATTTAAATCAAATAAAACAGCACCACAAACTATAGGAACTTTTGCTACTCCTACATCAAATCCAATATTTTTTTCTTCTAAAAATTCCATGATACCACTAGCACAATCAAGTCCATACGCACTTCCTCCGCTTAAAAAAACACAATGGACTTTTTCTATCATATTTTCCGGTTTTAAGACATCGGTTTCTCTAGTGCCTGGAGCTCCACCTCTTACATCTACTCCAGCTACAAATCCTTTTTCCGAAATAATAACAGTACACCCTGTAGGACCATTATCATATTCTGCATTCCCTACAAATATATCATTTATATCTTTTATACCTATTTGCTTCATCAATTTACCCTCACTTTAGATTTACTATTGTAACACCTGTTCCACCTTCTCCATATTTTCCAATTCTAAATGAATCAACAAGTTTATGATTTCTCAAATATTGCTTTATTCCTTCTCTTAATATACCAGTACCTTTTCCATGAATTATTGTAACTTGACTTAAACCAGACATATATACATCATCTAAATATTTATCAACTTCAAGCATTGCTTCTTCTACA comes from the Senegalia massiliensis genome and includes:
- a CDS encoding P1 family peptidase; protein product: MKQIGIKDINDIFVGNAEYDNGPTGCTVIISEKGFVAGVDVRGGAPGTRETDVLKPENMIEKVHCVFLSGGSAYGLDCASGIMEFLEEKNIGFDVGVAKVPIVCGAVLFDLNLGDSKVRPDKNLGYNACKNAYNNNFKEGSFGAGIGASVGKLYGLNSAMKGGIGIYGIQVGDLKVLSIVAVNALGDILDNGKIIAGLRNDENKFLGTEKEMIKNYNKTENLFGQNTTIGAVITNAKFNKAEMNKIASMAHNGFARAIRPSHSIFDGDTIFTLSTGKINADISAVGMLASITMENAIINGVKKADSKENLITYKDLKK